From the genome of Solanum lycopersicum chromosome 7, SLM_r2.1:
GCTTCAAAGTTACCAAAACCTTTTCAACAATATGTGAATCATCAAACACGGAACCAAGCAATCTTACTCTTTTTGTTGTGTTCAAGAGCCTTTCAGAGTAATCTTTGATGGTTTCAGTTTTCATCTTCTGCATCTCGAAATCTCTTATAAGATTTAGCACTTGCATACCTCTGAACCTTTCATCCCCTTCGTATTCTGCCTTGAGATAATCCCAGATGGCTTTTGCTGGCTTTAGAGACATAATTCGAGTGAAGATTGAAGAACATACTGCTGAAAATAAACAGGCAAGATgcgtttgatttttttattttcttgtcttGATGGTTTTTTATTTGGGCCATAATAGGATTGTTAGGCAACAGAGGAACTTCATAATCCTCTTCGACTGCCTCCCACATATCCATGGCATCTAGATATGTTTCCATCCTTACCGCCTAAATCTGATAGTTATCACCATTAAAAACAGGTGGTGTCATTACAGAAAAACTTGATTTTGCTTCTATGATTGATAAACTTGTCTTGTTGATTACATTAAAACACCCACGGATCCCTCAAGAAAtaaatgctctgataccaaatgtTAGTTTTTAGAGAAGGAAAAACATAACAATCTTATCTTCTTTTATTATTGAACAAGTAGGAACATTAGTTTGATAAACgaacaaagaaaaatttatgaaaaataaaactacTTACTTCATTATAACACAGATATTCATAGGAGTTTACAATTAAACCAACTTCTAAGGATAAGATTAAGAACCTAAGGATAAGGATAAGGATAAAATAGAATTTAACTACTAAACAGTAAATAACTACCCTACAATACAGACAATTTGGACTAATGCATTTCTTATGCATATTTCTAACAAGGAAGACTCCATCGAGTGATGGTGCTGGAAACATCGTATGGTTATTAAACTAACaaacttgatatatatatatatatatatatatatatatatatatactagtataTGGACACGTGCGTTGAACGTTTACTTCATAACgatgaataaaatgataaacaatttaacttttaaaaaaatgtttgtaatGTATAATTaacttgaagaattttttttaaaatttagtcctacctttattataattttgatatagaaattatatatttgttttaaaagataaaataaagtagcaaaaacaaaaatggaGGCACACTATCTTATGATTAACTTtcttaaaatgtcttttttgtctcataaaaatgttgaaattaaattaatactaatacatttcaagaagataaaatatttgACATTAATTAGTAAAAGATGAAATTCTCCTTCTCATTTAGTAGAATgcaattaagtaattaaaatttataaataaaaaaacttattagAAGGAAATAACTAAGATTTGAAGTGCAATGATTGGTATTTAAGTTatgtaattatacaaataaaatattaatatttaattaaataaatcagattttaatttaatggagagtcaaaatgacaatattagtattcttacaaaatatattttacatttttttgttaaaaaattaataggagCAATATTTGGTCAAAGGATAAAAGATCTTCTAACTTCTTAAGCATTTTGGTGTATCATTTTTTTGACTTTGGGATTTGGATctcatgataattttaatgaaaattgtcGAAAAACTATAGATTTTATCCACAAGCACATGTAAGAATGattctttacaaatatttaaaatttaaaatgcaaaaatataattattaataatttgaaattagaatattttgTAAGCATTAATTGTTCTGCATGTCTTAtacactatttttatgattgtatttgtctcattttctaaagcaaaaaatacatccttcaataaaatatattcttaaaacaaaattacaaatacaaagaaaaagtaTCATATATAGGAGCAAGTTTAGCATAACGCAACCaacgaaaaatagaaaaatgctaagacaatcttttttctgttttttctgGATAATGCAAATTGAAACAAAGTTATAGtaataaacattcaacttttgaccataaaaaattaaaatatttggaagACAAGTTAATGAAAGTGATATTCAACTACATAAATGGAGGGGTCTTACCATAGTTCTGATCTcgataaataagtaaaaataaataaatacatcaaacttcgatattttagtaattaacaTTCATTCCTATAATCACATTATGCCTTGTAATCTTGACACAAATCCTCTTGCcttgaaattttcttcacttGATTAAAGATTCTCTAGTAATCCACACACAAAAATTGAATCACATGTAAAtctttctataaaaataatattaaaagattgtatttataggaaaaaatataGCTTTGAAATATGAAGATTCACTTACAAAGTTGAAAGGTCAAGtgttacaaaaattaaagacaaatattaattaagaacataaattaatcTAGAAGATAAAccatatacatgtatctatctaaatggtaaatatttcaagaaaataaattaaattagatattttaattaagaattaatctATAGAAGTGCAAAAGTTAATAagatttgtattaaaataatataacataatatttaaattaaataattaaatatttttataacattttaatttataataagcgtaaaatcgtaattcaacttttaacttttttgattccctcttataataatatatgatatatatatatatatatatatataccaactCCATAGTAATAGCCCTCTTATTCCAGCTTCCATATATGTCTTTGAAAAGCAGTCCCGCACCCCTTTGTAAAATTGTTTACCAGTAGCAAGCCCTTGTATGTTCAACTTATTGGATCCAAATAACTAGACAATCATAAGCAAATTAGTGCAAGATTGCTCCtgaaaaattattcattttcttaGGAATAACAAAATCCACTTCACAAGTAGTAAAATTCGATGAAGTTGCCAATCTCTGCTCTGATATTTGCTTTTAGAGATAGAGGAGAGAGTCAAGGTGTGTgataaggaaaaagaaaacaaaccaATGAACATGTCCTCTTTATTCTCCTACCTGGTAAGCCAATTGAGCTCGAAGTAAATCAAGTGGATAGGCATAAATTTCAGCAGTTCCAGCAGCAAATGATCCTGCTATGAAATCTAGAAAGAGACCTTTCTCAATTCCAGGAACAGTATGTGTAATCAGCGGCAGTACTCCTCATCATAGGCCATGTAATGCAAAGAAGTATACAGGACAATGTGAGCAACACTAGCTCCGTTTCCCCTGGAAAAGAGTTCCacaaacataacatacaaaCTTAAAGATAAATAATACACCTCCTAGTCAGAGGCAGACCTACATTGATCCTTGAGGCAGTGGCGTAGCCACATAATTGGACACCcttcgtttaaaaaaatatcatatatataagtaaaatgatatacgaaattattaaataacatattttggacACCCTTAACATAACAAATTGCTATTTCTGGACACCCTTTGTTAAATTCCTGGCTCCACCACTGCCGTGAGGGTGCACCTGCACCCGGTAacgtttcaaaataaataaataaataaatatatatatatatatatatatgcatgtatatgtatatgtatatgtatatgtatatgtatatgtacatgtacatatgtatatacatatatgtatatacatataccttAAGTAAGAATTATATAAGTAATTGTGCACTTCATTTAACAATACCTCACTTAAACGAGTTGGTTGGAGCTGCTACTATTGCCCAGCatgttgtgggttcgaatccaaCGTAGACACCActgtcttttcctttttttgccTTCAATaaccaaaaaatcaaaagatagTGGCGCACCAGTAGTCTTCGAAACCTTGGTTCACCTCTGCTCCTAGTTCAATTGAGACAAGCTGTGGATCCATCACCTGAAAAGACCTAGAGCTCTTTCTGTCGTAGCACTTTTTTGTAAAGGATCCTGATAGCCCCAAGCTCCTAAATTAAACTTCTCATGCCTGCGTAGAAGAGAAATCAAAGATAAGGAATTTAATCGTCCCAGATTCTAAAGCCCCTCATACTAAGGGTTCACTATATTTTTCTACTTATTAGTAATTGAGTAACTACATTACAAAGGTTCCTGGACTAGATGCTCACCCCATCATTTGAGTAATATTCTACCAACACAATTATTAAGTTGAACTTCCAAAAAGGTGACAGCAGACAAATTTCATAATGCTAGAAGAACTTCCAACCATTAGATCCACTTGTAAATTTCTAAAAGTCAGTAAGGTTCTTCAAGCATCTCATTCTACCTTCAAGCTCGTCATAACCAGAGTTCATTTTTCCCCTGGATTAGAAAACTAGGTGGATCACAGAAACTTGAGGAAGAGACACACAAGTCATAAATCAAATGTTAACTTGCCGAATAAAATAGACCACTAAAAGAACATTGGATCAGTCCCTAAATACTCATTTGCACCAAAACCAATCAATATAACAGGTGGAgtgagattaaaaaaattaaatagtaattaaatgtggtttaaagataaaaaaagttTATCTTAAAGACATATATCTTGCATTACTTTGGTGCTGATATGGGTGGACAAATATAACAGACAGGCCAACAGATTCAAGAGGAGCAACAGCTGTCTTAGAAAATTCCATCCATTAACAGAACACCTCTTTTGCCATTTGAAGAAAGATAAATAGTACCACGAATTGCCTTTTAAAGAAAGATAAATAATACcaagaaaatcttgaagaataCTAGTACAGAAACAGTTCGAAAGAAAGTAGGAGAATGGAAAATGTCAAATGTATTGGAGGCTTATTCGGGGTTGAACTCGGGGTGTTACATCGTTGAGATGTCTATTGTGCTTTCACCTTTGAACAAGTTCATGTTCCTAAACTttttaccaaacacaccaccAATGCCTAAACTTTTTACGGAGCCAAACTAATCATTGAAGGACATTTCTCCTCACCTGAAtactaatttataaattactatcctcaatatatacttaaaatgCATTGGAAGATCGATTGTGAATTATATACAGATTTGTTGACAGACAATAGTTTTACCCAAACAACGATAAATTTCTGTACTACTGTTTCACAATTTACACATGATTAGTACATTGCATATTTAATAATCCATGAAAGAAGAAGCTAGAATTATTCAATGTCAACAATCCAATCCCTCTTGTCCTCAATATGCCTTTTTTGTATCCCTACAAGTGTTGAGTAAAGTTTCTTGCATACTAACTCTGACCTTATTTTATACTCGATCCTGCACAAACAAATTTCACTAATTAAACAAATATGTTCATTTGGCAGAACTAATTGTCATGTGATTATTTCAATATGTTGGGAGAAAGAAGATAATTATGTCTGTTTGGTCATGATTcatagtaaaaattaaaaaacaataattggtttttttgtttctaaagtgaaaaatgaaatttgaaaatagcCCAAAGTTTctgaaataataacaataaaaatatcatggCCAAATACAAAATGTTTTACCTTTGGCCTTTATAAGTGATACTACCTACAGGAGCAACACCAACTGCTGTTCCGGTGCAGAACACTTCATCTGCACTGATCAATTCATCAGCTTCGATTAAACGTTCTTCAACCTGTACAAAGTCAAGCTCCTGTAGTAGTTATTTTTCATTCCCAAATTTAATGACTGAGAAAAAGGCTTAAATATGACAtccaattttgaaaaaaaaaggctCATCTATGTCATTTTCATTTGGGAAAAGGTTTATCTATGCCATTATTTGCCAACTGAAATGAAATGGCACAGTCGAGTCAAACTTTTTCATGGATGAAATAGATGAATCTTTCTTTCTCTAAGTTCCATGACATATTTTGAGCATTTTCCCTAGTAACTAACTCCTTGCTTAAACCTGCAGGCAGCTAGTACCTGATATCCAAGATCAATTGCAATTTCCATAATGCTTTTTCTCGTCACTCCTTCAAGAATTGTTCCACATGCTATTGGAGTTGAAATCACCTTTCCCTAATAAGGTAAAAACAACACTTACAATAAGGATGGTGATTTTCtattatccaaaaaaattaaaccatTTCGAGTATGAAAGTACCTTCACTAGAAAAATATTGCAGGACGAGACTTCTTCAATGTACTTCTTATTTACAGAATCAAGGTACAGTACATCCGAGAATCCTCTCTCCCTTGCATTCCTTATGGCGCGTAAAACCTGCACTAAAGAAAGAATTTAGTCACAactactttttttatttgattacaAGCAAAAATACAAGGGAAAAAGTTTACCGGGGCATAGTTAGTAATGCTTTTGACTCCACCAGCTCCACCACGTGAGGCACGATGAAATTCTTCATCGACATACAAGTTCAATGGTGCTGTTCCTTCCTGTAATTGAGCAATTTTagactctttttttcttctttcaaatcGATATATAAATAGActtgttatataaatatttatttaaagaaagaATAAGAACCTTGAAATAGTTTCCAACAGGGCAAGCATAGACAAGGAAAGTGTACTCAGGTGCTGGAGCTAATCCGAGTATCGATCCACTTCCATAAAGCAGAGGCCTAATATAAAGTGAACCTTTTCCAGGAGGCGGAATCTGTTCTTGCTCAAATTAGtactaataaatatatgtttattgaATAGTTATTTATCttaacataaaattcaaaagtgaTTGACTACCCATCGCTTATTAGCTAGAGCGGTTTGTTTGACAGCAT
Proteins encoded in this window:
- the LOC101254608 gene encoding branched-chain-amino-acid aminotransferase 2, chloroplastic-like isoform X1 is translated as MIQRAAPASIRKLFEFSSLRRQVDFRYYTAQVATSLRPCNYSADEVFPVVDWDKLGFGFTPTDYMYITKSCDVAGNFKQGQLNGYDNIQLSPSAGVLNYGQGLFEGTKAYRQDNGGLSLFRPRENAIRMQIGAERMCMPYPSTDQFVDAVKQTALANKRWIPPPGKGSLYIRPLLYGSGSILGLAPAPEYTFLVYACPVGNYFKEGTAPLNLYVDEEFHRASRGGAGGVKSITNYAPVLRAIRNARERGFSDVLYLDSVNKKYIEEVSSCNIFLVKGKVISTPIACGTILEGVTRKSIMEIAIDLGYQVEERLIEADELISADEVFCTGTAVGVAPVGSITYKGQRIEYKIRSELVCKKLYSTLVGIQKRHIEDKRDWIVDIE
- the LOC101254608 gene encoding branched-chain-amino-acid aminotransferase 2, chloroplastic-like isoform X2; protein product: MLVDFRYYTAQVATSLRPCNYSADEVFPVVDWDKLGFGFTPTDYMYITKSCDVAGNFKQGQLNGYDNIQLSPSAGVLNYGQGLFEGTKAYRQDNGGLSLFRPRENAIRMQIGAERMCMPYPSTDQFVDAVKQTALANKRWIPPPGKGSLYIRPLLYGSGSILGLAPAPEYTFLVYACPVGNYFKEGTAPLNLYVDEEFHRASRGGAGGVKSITNYAPVLRAIRNARERGFSDVLYLDSVNKKYIEEVSSCNIFLVKGKVISTPIACGTILEGVTRKSIMEIAIDLGYQVEERLIEADELISADEVFCTGTAVGVAPVGSITYKGQRIEYKIRSELVCKKLYSTLVGIQKRHIEDKRDWIVDIE